A window of the Pedobacter frigiditerrae genome harbors these coding sequences:
- the pyrH gene encoding UMP kinase, translated as MKYKRILLKLSGESLMGEKQYGIDNERVKQYAEDIKAVHDKGLQIAIVIGGGNIFRGLSAEKSGMDRAQADYMGMLATVINSMALQDALEKVGLKTRLLSAIKMEQICEPFVRRRAVRHLEKGRVVIFGAGTGNPYFTTDSAAALRAIEISADVVLKGTRVDGIYTADPEKDPNATKYTEITFKEVYAKGLNVMDMTAFTLCEENKVPIIVFDMNKHGNFMKIANGEEIGTLVVG; from the coding sequence ATGAAATATAAACGGATTTTACTAAAACTGAGTGGCGAATCGTTAATGGGCGAAAAGCAATATGGTATTGACAATGAGCGTGTTAAGCAGTATGCTGAAGATATTAAAGCAGTGCATGACAAAGGCTTACAAATTGCAATAGTAATAGGTGGAGGAAACATTTTTAGAGGCTTAAGTGCAGAAAAATCTGGAATGGATAGAGCCCAAGCCGATTATATGGGAATGCTTGCCACGGTTATCAATAGCATGGCTTTACAAGATGCACTTGAGAAAGTTGGATTAAAAACCCGTTTATTATCTGCCATTAAAATGGAGCAAATCTGTGAGCCATTTGTAAGAAGAAGAGCTGTTCGCCACCTTGAAAAAGGTCGTGTGGTTATTTTTGGTGCGGGTACTGGAAACCCATATTTCACAACCGATTCTGCGGCTGCTTTAAGAGCAATCGAAATTTCTGCAGATGTGGTTTTAAAAGGTACTCGTGTAGATGGAATTTATACTGCAGACCCAGAGAAAGACCCAAATGCTACTAAATATACAGAAATCACTTTCAAAGAAGTTTATGCTAAAGGATTAAACGTAATGGATATGACAGCCTTCACGCTTTGCGAAGAAAATAAAGTTCCAATCATTGTATTTGACATGAACAAGCATGGCAACTTCATGAAGATTGCTAATGGCGAAGAGATTGGTACGCTAGTAGTTGGCTAG